ACATGACGCCGCATGAGCTGATCAATATCACGAGATTGAAGAAAGCCGCGGAACTCCTGTCTTCCCAGCAATACAAGATCTATGAAGTGGCGATGATGGTGGGATTTAAATCACAGAACCATTTTGGCAAGAGCTTCATCAAGCAGTTCGGGATGAGCCCGAGCCAGTACATGACGCAGAAGAAATAGGGCGGGATGTGCGGATGCACTTGGGGCAGGAGCTGCCTGTTTCCAGGAACTTTGTGGGGGAATGACCCGAGAACTGGCTGAATTCCCGGATGAAATGCGCCTGATCGTAATACTGATGCCCGTGAATGATGGCGGACCAGTCAACCTTCCCTTTGATCGCCAGTATATCATTCAGCGCGGCACAATAACGATACAGGCGATGGAAAAATTTAGGGCTTGCGCCGACGTGTTTTTTGAAAAGATCGATGAGATGTTTCTGGGAATACCCGGTTTGTTTGACCAGCAGGGGAAACGGCGTAAAGATATTGGCCGATACATGCCGCACAACAGCCGCCTCCATTTCCCGCCGTTGCAGTCGCAGCAAAAGGAATGCTTCCGCCTTTGCGAACATCGGCCGGGGATCGGTGCAGCCCATGATCTTTTCCCGCAGCTCATCCACCTGTGGCCCGAAAAGGTGCGTGGCTTCCAGCAGTCCGTCTTTCAAAAGATGCTGCGGAATACCGGTAACGGCATACAGGCCGCCCGGCCGGAAACGAATGATCAGCGTTCTTTGCCGCATGCCCACATCGCAGGTGATGGCCTGCCCCTGAATCCCCATCACCCGGGCTTTCGGCAATACCCGCCGGTCCCGGCCCAAAAGCAGGTGCCGCTCCGCTCCTTCCAGCTCAAAGATCAGCTGCGTCGTACCGTCCGGCTGAATGATCTCCAGGGAATGACCGAAGTTATGGCCATCATAATACACCATGCTTTCAACACAATGGTCCAGCTGAGGAGCCGGACGGTGGACCTTTACCCGGAGTTTGCCATTCACCATTTCGGACAGCTCCTGCTGCATATGGCCGAAGAGGGCTCCGGCAGCGTGCTGCATCCGCTGGTACTGGTGGGCAATGAGTAGCCGGTTCTCATCCACGCCAAAATAACCGGCGAGGTGCAGCAATTGTTGACGGGTGGCATACCTGCGGCCGGATTCAATACCTGCCAGCTGTGCGGAGGTAGTGCCGGCAAAAGCTGCGGCATCCTGCAGTGAAACCCCTTTTCGGCGCCTCATCGCTTGCAGATAAAGTCCCGGTTCCTGTATCATATCCGCAAATTACGATCTCCTGCAAAAGAAGGTTTATATCCTTATGATGAAGATTTACATAATTTCTCCAGGCAGCCGTCCATTCCTTTACAGAAAAGAAAAAGAGCCGAAAAATATGTCAAATACAAATTATTTTTTATAAGAATAATTCCACTTAAAATAGGCATTTTTATTACGTCAATGGCAAAATAATTTGAGACCTGTACGGTTTTTTGTACTTTATTGAAATATTGAACAATATCACCATTTAAAAAGAGATACGCTTATGCCAGCCACCGACAGTTCCCTGAAAAAAGCCATCCGTCCGGTACATTTATGGGCCATCGCTGTAGGGTTGGTGATATCCGGCGAGTATTTCGGCTGGAATTACGGCTGGGGAGTGGCAGGCACGCTGGGGTTCCTGCTGGCCACCCTTGTCATTACCGTGCTGTACGTCACTTTCATCTTCAGCTTTACCGAACTGACCACCGCCATTCCGCAGGCAGGCGGACCCTTTGCGTATGCTCAAAGAGCGCTTGGCCCCGCAGGGGGACTGATAGCAGGTTACGCCACCGTGGTAGAGTTCCTGCTGGCCACGCCGGCCATTGCCTTTGCCCTGGGGAACTACCTGCATTTCCTGCATCCCGCCCTGCCCGTTTTATGGACAGCCATTGCCGTTTATCTCCTACTGACGCTGATCAACCTGTTGGGCATCAAGGAATCCGCATCTTTCACCCTGGTATTTACCCTGCTGGCCGTGGTGGAACTGCTCGTGTACCTGGGCATTGTGGCGCCGCATTTCAAAATGGAGAATTTCCTGAAAGACGCACTGCCATTTGGATATAGCGGCATCTTTGCCGCGCTGCCCTTTGCCATCTGGCTATATGTTTGCATTGAAGGGGTGGCGATGGTAGCGGAAGAAGTGAAAAACCCCTCCCGCAACATTCCCCTCGGGTATATCTCCGGCATCCTCACCCTGGTGGTGCTGGCCATTGCCGTGATGGTGTTTACCGGCGGTATTACCAACTGGCAAAGGCTTTCGGATATCGACTATCCGCTGCCGGAAGCTATCGGCATCGTGATGGGCAAAGACGCCGGCATTACCAAAATATTCGCAGGTATTGGTCTATTCGGATTGATCGCTTCTTTCAACGGCATCATCATCAGTTATTCCCGCCAGATCTTTGCACTGGCAAGGGAAGGTTACCTGCCCGCGATACTCGCCCGGATCAGCCGGAAGAGACAGGCGCCTTACACTGCGCTTATTGCAGGTGCGCTGGCGGGCATCCTGGCGCTGTGCCTCGGGAATACGGCGGAACTGGTGGTCATGTCCGTACTCGG
This genomic stretch from Chitinophaga sp. XS-30 harbors:
- the eat gene encoding ethanolamine permease, with protein sequence MPATDSSLKKAIRPVHLWAIAVGLVISGEYFGWNYGWGVAGTLGFLLATLVITVLYVTFIFSFTELTTAIPQAGGPFAYAQRALGPAGGLIAGYATVVEFLLATPAIAFALGNYLHFLHPALPVLWTAIAVYLLLTLINLLGIKESASFTLVFTLLAVVELLVYLGIVAPHFKMENFLKDALPFGYSGIFAALPFAIWLYVCIEGVAMVAEEVKNPSRNIPLGYISGILTLVVLAIAVMVFTGGITNWQRLSDIDYPLPEAIGIVMGKDAGITKIFAGIGLFGLIASFNGIIISYSRQIFALAREGYLPAILARISRKRQAPYTALIAGALAGILALCLGNTAELVVMSVLGAIVMYIISMISLFVLRRKEPDLARPFRSPCYPWFPAIALGLSLVSLFAIIWYNRWISVIFFSGLLLTWLIFMLVQKQKIKPAPKPLT
- a CDS encoding DUF6597 domain-containing transcriptional factor — encoded protein: MIQEPGLYLQAMRRRKGVSLQDAAAFAGTTSAQLAGIESGRRYATRQQLLHLAGYFGVDENRLLIAHQYQRMQHAAGALFGHMQQELSEMVNGKLRVKVHRPAPQLDHCVESMVYYDGHNFGHSLEIIQPDGTTQLIFELEGAERHLLLGRDRRVLPKARVMGIQGQAITCDVGMRQRTLIIRFRPGGLYAVTGIPQHLLKDGLLEATHLFGPQVDELREKIMGCTDPRPMFAKAEAFLLLRLQRREMEAAVVRHVSANIFTPFPLLVKQTGYSQKHLIDLFKKHVGASPKFFHRLYRYCAALNDILAIKGKVDWSAIIHGHQYYDQAHFIREFSQFSGHSPTKFLETGSSCPKCIRTSRPISSASCTGSGSSRTA